In Phlebotomus papatasi isolate M1 chromosome 1, Ppap_2.1, whole genome shotgun sequence, the following proteins share a genomic window:
- the LOC129799577 gene encoding uncharacterized protein LOC129799577 encodes MHVNLLLLHPFCPSLNLYFIFQLWISLADQYLHTKNIDWNEEQEKCFCDQSGVDDEELGAQIVKDLHRTGSSLCSGPAGSLNQAKLKKVLLGYARWNPNVGYCQGFNMLGALILQVLDKNEGDAIKVMIYLIEGVLPPKYFCDSLNGLQTDMAVFRDLLSTKVPRLSKHLYKLQGSFGEESFEPPLTNVFTMQWFLTIFCTCLPINSVLRVWDLILIEGSDILLRTALAIWTFLEDRIIGTKTADDFYCKMGTLSAELLSGNLIDSNSLMQRVVDLGPITDLKQLREKHVYNVANFKDKKGYKLFYSDDEGDSDDDSRMAVATAWGLRMGRRDSVGVPNTQRPSSDREKVVLDINLLKHQYERLRERQRQAQIILTAACARQPANASSTPSTFQVNQLLFGRNAILSNKGRRIGPPQGAIPPPRRSNTTTKTRSSPKSTKRDETLNWNNTDAAKMRKNNLKWKDAIHVDEVMDKTEEQHSATEDESSSAHVVTKFRKRSESSSYSEDSSTSTSLCDDEEDNTSSFDVSPFKNKISPDIQVPTMNKAEDIQTYIRNSEDDSDVASNMMLLENSDGPFPNLVDEVDKPKTPPKIFFGDNTISLVVENDITTTSESQNTIKPIEVSISSITSTSQLSPIGDFSGYLSTSCISPLRTPSCTLEFSDFLTNISGDPSPDHQSESTNFEFDDDKFNIDETGITNKLFERILSIDLPKNLDTHDIPKTATKCFTTVTSSTENIMSEREAPRSISLNPADLCRQNTPLYCSKIQDLSQTTLNLMTIPTCSDVSDFTVNTPSRIYESTSDQKLNKDAPEVRTLSDTFDLKNIDHNSECLNLNSSTEKLNEYSSTRRNSDRALKIIQENSLILHRLLKKNTSDAEQICNEMEYEDTEYMKDLTNNEVMNYLPNEVSFVSTEEPDVTTEQHITSSVVSPETFGNNEILESIDTIHLKSKPSSPTYPKMTPSYLDNSPCKKAGSFEETSMSNISETLTSIENTIKSINSLCQDRESTQTSRRSRLMEEIEEIIRAPNPKKYENSKHRSEAINISSSSELKDVNNLIVTDNLSIVPRGSRDLSRAASPRRRRDEEREEYESRATRNSSTVPSITKTFVDANYTTYASSLISRKYPDKLEIRHTTVTATLYDRYLLQKNEKSTRLDKSPSSPVITKNYSDYLTAISNDRITKSAENSPSRYYPPTTIPHNSEYSSSKSPSLLSNLSPSKEKQHLIPLNMSNQSYDDISHR; translated from the exons atgcatgttaaccTGCTCCTCCTTCACCCGTTCTG TCCTTCTTTGAACTTATACTTTATTTTCCAGTTGTGGATTTCACTTGCAGACCAATACTTACACACAAAAAACATTGATTGGAATGAAGAGCAAGAAAAGTGCTTTTGTGATCAATCCGGTGTTGATGATGAGGAACTAGGAGCACAAATTGTTAAAGATCTGCATCGAACTGGTTCTAGTTTGTGCTCAGGTCCTGCTGGATCACTGAATCAAGCAAAACTCAAAAAAGTTCTTTTAGGATATGCACGATGGAACCCAAATGTGGGATATTGCCag GGATTTAATATGCTTGGAGCGTTAATTCTACAAGTATTGGATAAAAATGAAGGAGATGCTATTAAAGTTATGATATACCTCATTGAAGGTGTTTTACCACCGAAGTATTTCTGTGATTCTTTGAATGGTCTTCAAACAGATATGGCAGTTTTTAGAGATTTGCTGTCCACTAAAGTTCCTCGACTTTCGAAACACCTGTATAAACTTCAAGGTTCATTCGGAGAGGAATCATTCGAGCCACCTTTAACTAATGTCTTTACTATGCAATGGTTCCTCACTATCTTTTGCACTTGCCTTCCAATCAATTCCGTTCTTCGTGTGTGGGATTTAATTCTTATTGAGGGCAGCGACATCCTATTACGAACTGCTTTGGCTATATGGACTTTTTTGGAAGA TCGTATTATTGGAACTAAGACTGCAGATGATTTCTACTGCAAAATGGGCACCCTTTCGGCAGAACTATTGAGTGGAAATCTTATTGATTCTAACAGCTTAATGCAGAGAGTTGTAGACCTTGGTCCAATAACTGATTTAAAACAGCTAAGAGAAAAGCATGTATACAATGTTGCCAATTTTAAAGACAAGAAAGGATACAA ACTCTTCTATTCAGATGACGAAGGAGACTCAGATGATGATTCACGAATGGCTGTTGCTACAGCTTGGGGCCTTCGTATGGGTCGCCGTGATTCAGTAGGTGTTCCAAATACTCAAAGACCTTCAAGTGATAGAGAGAAAGTTGTGCTGGATATCAACTTGCTTAAACATCAATATGAACGCCTAAGAGAGAGACAACGTCAGGCTCAAATTATTCTTACTGctg CTTGTGCCCGTCAACCTGCAAATGCTTCATCAACACCATCAACATTTCAAGTTAATCAATTACTCTTTGGTCGGAATGCTATACTCAGCAACAAAGGTCGACGTATTGGTCCGCCACAGGGTGCAATTCCACCTCCAAGAAGGTCGAATACAACAACTAAAACTAGAAGTTCACCAAAATCAACAAAACGAGACGAAACTCTCAATTGGAATAATACAGATGCagcaaaaatgagaaaaaataatctTAAATGGAAGGATGCAATACATGTTGATGAAGTGATGGATAAAACAGAAGAGCAACATAGTGCGACTGAGGATGAGTCATCTTCCGCTCACGTTGTTACAAAATTCAGGAAGCGAAGTGAATCCTCTTCATATAGCGAAGATTCAAGTACAAGTACAAGTTTATGCGATGATGAAGAGGATAATACTTCATCATTTGACGTCAGtccctttaaaaataaaattagtccAGACATTCAAGTGCCTACGATGAATAAAGCAGAAGATATTCAAACGTACATACGAAATTCAGAAGATGATTCTGATGTGGCAAGTAATATGATGCTTCTTGAAAATTCAGATGGGCCATTTCCAAATTTAGTAGATGAAGTTGATAAACCTAAAACACCTCCAAAAATATTCTTTGGTGACAATACTATATCTCTTGTTGTAGAGAACGATATAACAACTACTTCTGAGAGTCAAAATACTATCAAACCAATTGAAGTATCCATTAGTAGTATTACAAGTACGAGTCAACTCTCACCGATTGGTGACTTTTCAGGATATCTCAGTACATCTTGTATCAGTCCACTGAGAACACCATCATGTACCCTAGAATTCTCAGATTTCTTAACTAATATTTCCGGAGATCCTTCGCCGGATCATCAATCTGAAAGCACAAATTTTGAGTTTGATGACGATAAGTTTAATATAGATGAAACAGGAATAACAAACAAATTATTTGAAAGAATCCTCTCTATTGATTTGCCAAAAAATTTAGATACACATGATATTCCAAAAACAGCAACTAAATGTTTTACCACGGTCACCAGTTCCACTGAAAATATAATGTCTGAGAGAGAAGCCCCTCGATCAATATCTCTAAATCCAGCGGATTTATGTCGACAAAATACACCACTGTATTGTTCAAAAATACAAGACCTTTCCCAGACCACATTGAATTTGATGACAATTCCAACTTGCAGTGATGTTAGTGACTTTACTGTTAATACTCCTTCCCGAATATATGAATCAACGTCTGAccaaaaattaaacaaagatgCACCAGAAGTGAGAACTCTTTCTGATACATTTgatctaaaaaatattgatcATAATTCAGAGTGTCTCAATCTAAATAGTTCGACTGAAAAATTAAACGAATATTCTTCTACAAGACGAAATAGCGATAGGGCtttaaaaattatacaagaaaattctttaatattgCATCGTTTACTGAAGAAAAATACATCAGATGCAgaacaaatttgcaatgaaatggAATATGAAGATACAGAATATATGAAAGATTTGACGAATAATGAAGTAATGAATTATCTTCCTAATGAAGTATCTTTTGTTTCTACTGAAGAGCCTGATGTGACGACTGAACAACACATTACGTCATCAGTAGTATCCCCAGAAACTTTCGGCAATAACGAGATTTTAGAAAGCATTGATACAATTCATTTAAAAAGTAAACCCAGTTCTCCTACTTACCCTAAAATGACACCTAGTTATTTAGATAATTCGCCATGTAAAAAAGCTGGATCTTTTGAAGAAACGAGTATGTCAAATATATCCGAGACCCTTACTTCAATAGAGAATACCataaaatctattaattcaTTGTGTCAGGATCGAGAATCAACTCAAACAAGCCGCAGAAGTCGTCTAATGGAAGAAATTGAAGAGATTATCAGGGCACCCAACCCAAAGAAATACGAAAATTCTAAACACAGATCCGaagcaataaatatttcatcttCATCTGAGCTTAAGGATGTTAATAATTTAATAGTTACAGACAACTTATCAATAGTACCAAGAGGATCGCGTGATTTATCACGTGCGGCGTCACCAAGAAGACGGAGAGATGAAGAACGCGAAGAGTATGAAAGTCGCGCAACAAGGAATTCATCTACAGTACCCAGCATTACAAAAACTTTCGTTGATGCAAATTATACTACATACGCTTCATCATTAATTAGTAGAAAGTATCCGGATAAACTAGAAATTCGTCATACTACTGTAACAGCCACATTGTATGATAGGTACTTATTacaaaagaatgaaaaatcaACCAGACTCGATAAGTCCCCGTCCTCACCGgttattacaaaaaattattctGATTATTTAACTGCGATTTCAAATGATCGCATTACAAAATCAGCTGAAAATTCTCCATCGCGGTATTATCCTCCAACGACAATACCTCACAATTCTGAATATTCATCTTCAAAATCACCGTCCTTACTTTCAAATTTATCACCGTCAAAAGAAAAACAGCATCTAATACCACTTAATATGTCAAATCAAAGCTACGATGATATTTCACATAGATAG